One segment of Vibrio mimicus DNA contains the following:
- a CDS encoding VC2046/SO_2500 family protein, producing the protein MQVHTLDKAGIISELHFGQGISQAVTQGRRADFALLLALFSNDVRDNTPVDKINQAPTTEEVLRQRFELAQPQPLENDESSYQISAKQAAMFHEGGMASAKLSHYLNPEALTYRPQDTQGLPEEVYLNLSGHERRYLAEKTPITLLAKDFYHRLATAYRQDQLRMAV; encoded by the coding sequence ATGCAAGTCCACACGTTAGATAAAGCGGGAATCATTAGCGAGCTGCATTTTGGCCAAGGTATTAGCCAAGCAGTTACGCAGGGGCGTCGTGCTGACTTTGCCCTACTGCTCGCGCTTTTTTCCAATGATGTTCGTGATAACACCCCGGTCGACAAAATCAATCAAGCGCCAACCACCGAAGAGGTACTACGTCAGCGTTTCGAATTGGCGCAACCACAGCCACTGGAAAATGATGAGAGTTCCTATCAAATTTCAGCGAAACAAGCAGCCATGTTCCATGAAGGTGGAATGGCAAGTGCCAAACTCAGCCATTACCTTAACCCAGAAGCGTTAACTTACCGCCCTCAGGATACCCAAGGCTTACCTGAAGAGGTGTATTTAAACCTTTCGGGACATGAAAGACGCTATCTGGCAGAAAAAACTCCTATCACCCTGCTGGCAAAAGATTTCTATCATCGCCTCGCTACGGCTTATCGCCAAGATCAATTGCGTATGGCAGTTTGA
- a CDS encoding cytochrome c-type biogenesis protein — protein sequence MLVSLSAFATIEVYDFETPEQEKQFQELGATLRCPKCQNNTIADSNAELAQDLRQKVYEMTKEGKSKSEIVDYMIARYGNFVTYNPPFTLGTAILWLGPISVLVIGFTVIVLRSRRKARGVANTAEWNEEQEARLKALLKEEQEGEK from the coding sequence ATGTTAGTTTCTCTCTCGGCTTTTGCGACCATCGAAGTGTATGATTTTGAGACGCCAGAGCAAGAAAAACAGTTTCAGGAATTAGGTGCTACCTTACGCTGCCCGAAATGTCAGAACAACACGATTGCTGATTCGAATGCGGAATTGGCACAAGACCTGCGCCAAAAAGTGTATGAGATGACCAAAGAAGGGAAGTCTAAATCGGAAATTGTAGATTACATGATTGCCCGTTATGGCAACTTTGTGACTTACAATCCGCCATTCACCTTGGGTACGGCTATTCTTTGGCTAGGCCCCATTTCGGTGTTAGTGATCGGTTTTACCGTGATTGTACTGCGTAGCCGACGTAAAGCACGTGGTGTAGCAAATACAGCTGAGTGGAATGAAGAACAAGAAGCGCGTTTGAAAGCATTGCTGAAAGAAGAGCAAGAGGGAGAGAAATAA
- the ccmI gene encoding c-type cytochrome biogenesis protein CcmI: MWLFWISTLLLIAIAVVFIVIPFIQKRANNDQELRDELNKAFYKDRLKELEEETEEGIVVDQQDLIADLKQTLLDDIPTQQKHQQENKVSLWMVVVPSVLLVVGLSYALYAKFGNYQHVQAWQQVSAQLPELSKKLMSPQAELSDEEMNDLTLALRTRLHYQADDVTGWLLLGRIGLANRDLETAVGAMKKAFALDSGDPDVKFGYAQALMLSNDPVDQQEAKAVLLKLAQRGYADLRVYSLLAFDAFESGDFPAAIKYWSLMQQAIGPQDSRYEMLSRSIESARKKMGEGIADGKSVKVTINVAEQVKIDPNAVLIVSVHAPGSPMPVAAARYPIGEFPRTVVLDDNNSMMQGSKLSSLESYVVRVRIDTDGNVATKTGDWYAESPTMKAGEPVDVVLDKQYE, from the coding sequence ATGTGGCTGTTTTGGATCTCGACCTTATTGCTTATTGCAATTGCGGTGGTTTTTATCGTTATTCCATTTATTCAAAAGCGCGCGAATAACGACCAAGAACTGCGCGATGAGCTGAATAAAGCGTTTTATAAAGACCGACTCAAAGAGCTTGAAGAGGAAACGGAAGAAGGGATTGTAGTTGATCAGCAAGATTTGATTGCAGATTTAAAGCAGACCCTATTGGATGATATTCCTACTCAGCAAAAGCACCAGCAAGAAAACAAGGTTTCGCTTTGGATGGTTGTCGTCCCATCCGTTCTGTTGGTGGTCGGTTTGAGCTATGCCTTATACGCTAAGTTTGGTAACTATCAGCATGTACAGGCTTGGCAGCAAGTCTCAGCACAACTGCCTGAACTATCGAAAAAACTCATGTCGCCTCAAGCTGAGCTCAGTGATGAGGAGATGAATGATTTAACACTCGCGCTGCGTACGCGGTTGCACTATCAAGCGGATGATGTGACGGGGTGGTTGCTACTAGGCCGCATTGGTTTAGCTAATCGTGACCTTGAAACTGCAGTCGGAGCAATGAAGAAAGCATTCGCATTGGATAGTGGAGACCCAGATGTGAAGTTTGGTTACGCACAAGCGCTGATGCTGTCTAATGATCCCGTTGATCAACAAGAAGCCAAAGCAGTGTTGCTCAAGTTGGCTCAGCGTGGTTATGCAGACTTACGGGTTTATTCTCTACTCGCGTTTGATGCCTTTGAAAGTGGTGATTTTCCAGCGGCAATTAAATACTGGAGCTTAATGCAACAGGCGATTGGTCCGCAGGATTCCCGTTATGAAATGCTGAGTCGCAGTATTGAGAGTGCCCGTAAAAAAATGGGTGAAGGCATCGCGGATGGAAAATCGGTTAAGGTGACGATCAATGTTGCGGAACAGGTAAAAATTGATCCGAATGCAGTATTGATCGTATCTGTTCATGCTCCGGGCTCTCCAATGCCAGTTGCGGCAGCGCGTTATCCGATAGGTGAGTTCCCAAGAACCGTTGTGTTGGATGACAATAACAGCATGATGCAAGGTTCCAAGCTTTCTAGTCTTGAGTCGTATGTTGTACGTGTGCGCATCGATACTGATGGAAATGTAGCGACTAAAACTGGTGACTGGTACGCAGAAAGTCCCACAATGAAAGCAGGTGAACCCGTTGACGTTGTATTAGATAAGCAGTATGAATAA
- a CDS encoding DsbE family thiol:disulfide interchange protein, translating to MNKKILFIPLLAFLLLAGVFATQLMRNSAGDDPTKLESVLVGKSVPQFRLEDLAEPGKLYDQSIFKGEPLLLNVWATWCPTCYAEHQYLNELAKQGVKIIGLNYKDQRDKATQWLNDLGNPYLISLFDGNGMLGLDLGVYGAPETFLIDANGVIRYRHVGDVNPRNWQETLAPIYEKMLAEAKL from the coding sequence GTGAATAAGAAGATTTTATTTATCCCACTCCTTGCCTTTTTGTTGCTGGCTGGGGTATTTGCAACGCAATTAATGAGAAATTCGGCGGGTGATGACCCAACGAAGCTAGAATCCGTTTTGGTAGGTAAATCAGTACCCCAGTTCCGCCTCGAAGATTTGGCGGAACCCGGAAAGTTATATGATCAGTCAATTTTTAAAGGTGAGCCTTTACTACTGAATGTGTGGGCAACATGGTGCCCAACTTGTTATGCCGAACACCAATACTTGAATGAATTGGCCAAGCAAGGCGTAAAAATCATTGGTCTTAACTACAAGGATCAACGCGATAAAGCGACTCAGTGGCTTAATGACTTGGGCAATCCTTATTTGATCAGCTTGTTTGATGGTAATGGCATGTTGGGATTGGATCTGGGTGTTTACGGCGCACCAGAGACCTTCTTAATCGATGCCAATGGTGTGATCCGTTATCGCCATGTTGGGGACGTGAATCCTCGAAACTGGCAAGAAACTCTGGCTCCTATCTATGAGAAAATGCTAGCGGAGGCGAAGCTGTGA
- a CDS encoding Grx4 family monothiol glutaredoxin, with the protein METIDKIKQQIAENPILLYMKGSPKLPSCGFSSQAAQALMACGEKFAYVDILQNPDIRAELPVYAQWPTFPQLWIEGELIGGCDIMLEMFQKGELQTLVKEAAARSASQE; encoded by the coding sequence ATGGAAACTATTGACAAAATCAAACAGCAAATCGCCGAGAACCCGATTCTGCTTTATATGAAAGGCTCACCGAAACTGCCAAGCTGTGGTTTCTCTTCGCAAGCCGCACAAGCTCTGATGGCTTGTGGTGAGAAGTTTGCTTATGTAGATATCCTACAAAACCCAGACATCCGTGCAGAGTTGCCGGTTTATGCGCAGTGGCCAACGTTTCCACAACTGTGGATTGAAGGTGAGCTGATTGGCGGTTGTGACATCATGCTGGAAATGTTCCAAAAGGGTGAACTGCAAACTCTGGTAAAAGAAGCGGCTGCTCGCTCAGCAAGCCAAGAGTAA
- a CDS encoding MlaA family lipoprotein: MVGRLSWIALFTTFLLGCSSAPDESSTHSQVNDPLESFNRQMWTINYDYLDPYLVRPVSLFYVGYVPKPVRSGVSNFLSNLDEPASMVNNLLMGNGSKAVDHFNRFWINTSFGLLGIIDIASEAGIKKYDEKAFSDAVGHYGVGNGPYLMVPGYGPYTVREVTDVVDGLYFPLAYLNIWAGIGKWALEGMETRAALVSQEALLHSSPDPYSLTRDAYIQRRNFEAEIQVDDYDPAEEEYLDNYLSEGL; encoded by the coding sequence ATGGTTGGCCGCTTATCTTGGATTGCTCTATTCACAACATTTTTGCTCGGGTGTAGCAGTGCACCTGATGAAAGCTCGACCCACTCGCAAGTTAATGATCCACTAGAAAGCTTTAACCGGCAGATGTGGACGATTAACTACGATTACTTAGATCCTTATTTAGTGCGCCCTGTTTCTTTGTTTTATGTTGGTTATGTACCTAAGCCAGTGCGCAGTGGCGTCTCCAATTTTCTGTCCAACTTAGATGAACCAGCCAGCATGGTAAACAACTTGTTGATGGGTAATGGTTCAAAAGCGGTCGATCACTTTAATCGGTTTTGGATTAACACCAGTTTTGGCCTACTTGGTATCATCGATATTGCTTCTGAAGCCGGTATTAAAAAATACGATGAAAAGGCATTTAGTGATGCAGTCGGTCATTATGGTGTCGGCAATGGCCCTTATTTAATGGTGCCAGGATACGGACCTTACACTGTGCGTGAAGTGACAGATGTGGTGGATGGGTTATATTTCCCACTCGCTTATCTCAATATTTGGGCTGGGATTGGTAAATGGGCATTAGAAGGAATGGAAACGCGCGCCGCTTTAGTTTCACAAGAGGCTCTGCTCCATAGCTCGCCAGATCCTTACAGTTTGACTCGCGATGCTTACATCCAACGACGTAATTTTGAAGCGGAAATCCAAGTTGATGATTACGATCCTGCCGAAGAAGAATATCTCGATAACTATCTAAGTGAAGGGTTATGA
- a CDS encoding SDR family oxidoreductase, which translates to MDIKDSTILITYASSALGSTLATHFVKQGAKVILCDRDLQGLVDTYWRCHAISNQVAYFHLSDFSPESIEHLLDLTEQQFSRVPDVLINNLPSAPLPSLIDEKPSGQFIEQLAAIASSLFNFSHACSVRMRQRRTKGVIVNVVCNNAQQGMSGMESANSMVSGFTQSWAKELNPFNIRVGGVVPQILSANDETVHWSEVREELIRNTEYIVSNEYFSGRVMSA; encoded by the coding sequence ATGGACATAAAAGATTCAACAATATTAATAACTTATGCAAGCTCAGCTCTTGGTAGCACACTAGCTACTCACTTTGTAAAGCAGGGAGCCAAAGTGATCCTATGTGATCGTGATCTACAGGGTTTAGTCGACACCTATTGGCGTTGCCATGCCATTTCAAACCAAGTGGCTTATTTTCACCTCAGTGATTTTTCGCCAGAGAGCATTGAACACCTGCTCGATTTGACAGAGCAACAATTCTCACGTGTGCCTGATGTATTGATTAACAACTTGCCTTCAGCTCCACTGCCTTCTTTGATTGATGAAAAGCCTAGCGGGCAATTCATTGAACAGTTGGCGGCCATCGCCTCTTCGCTATTTAACTTCAGTCACGCGTGTTCAGTGAGAATGCGCCAGAGAAGAACAAAAGGTGTCATCGTTAATGTGGTATGCAATAACGCCCAACAAGGTATGTCGGGGATGGAGAGTGCCAATTCAATGGTATCAGGGTTTACCCAAAGCTGGGCTAAAGAGCTCAACCCATTTAATATTCGGGTAGGTGGTGTAGTTCCACAAATCCTTAGTGCCAATGATGAAACCGTTCATTGGTCTGAGGTTCGCGAAGAGTTGATCCGCAATACGGAATACATTGTTTCAAATGAATATTTTAGCGGGCGGGTGATGTCGGCTTAG
- a CDS encoding heme lyase CcmF/NrfE family subunit: MIAEIGHFALIISLGLAILLSVLPLIGASRNNTLLMNTARPLSWGMFFMLLLSFVILLWAFYTNDFTVQYVASNSNSELPWYYRLTAVWGAHEGSLLLWVLIQAAWTVAVATFSRGMPQESVARVLAVMGMIGVGFLLFIIVTSNPFLRTLPYFPIDGRDLNPLLQDPGLIIHPPMLYMGYVGFSVAFSFAIASLMTGRLDTAWARWSRPWTIAAWLFLTLGIVLGSWWAYYELGWGGWWFWDPVENASFMPWLAGTALMHSLAVTEKRGTFKAWTVLLAISAFSLSLLGTFLVRSGILVSVHAFASDPARGMFILGFLIAVIGGSLLLFAIKGASVRVRGNFDLVSRENSLLANNVLLMTALAVVLIGTLLPLVHKQLGLGSVSIGAPFFDMLFAWLMIPFAFLMGIGPLIRWKRDQISTLFKPMLITAVASLVLSALMMWLNTSTFSLMAYIGWVMAWWILLLHGYELHTRATHRHTFMVGVKKLQRSHWAMMMGHVGLAVSIIGIAMVQNYSIERDVRLAPGENFQLNEYHFYFQGVRDKDGPNYDGYIADFEVTSQGQYVNTLHAEKRFYRTAKSMMTEAAIDRGITRDLYIAMGERLEDNRSWAVRIYYKPYVRWIWAGGLLMALGGALAISDKRYRFRKNAHQEA, encoded by the coding sequence ATGATTGCTGAAATTGGCCATTTTGCACTGATCATTTCGTTAGGTTTAGCGATATTACTCAGTGTGTTACCTCTTATCGGTGCATCACGCAATAACACCTTATTGATGAATACGGCTCGCCCCTTATCATGGGGCATGTTCTTCATGCTACTGCTCTCCTTTGTTATTTTGTTGTGGGCATTTTATACCAATGACTTTACCGTTCAGTATGTGGCAAGCAACTCAAACAGTGAATTGCCTTGGTACTACCGGTTAACGGCAGTTTGGGGGGCGCACGAAGGTTCATTATTACTTTGGGTGTTGATTCAAGCTGCTTGGACGGTTGCTGTTGCGACGTTTAGCCGTGGTATGCCGCAAGAATCGGTGGCTCGAGTATTGGCTGTGATGGGTATGATTGGTGTTGGCTTCTTGCTGTTCATCATTGTTACCTCTAACCCATTTTTACGTACTCTGCCTTACTTCCCAATCGATGGTCGTGATTTAAACCCTCTGCTGCAAGACCCTGGTTTGATCATTCACCCGCCTATGCTGTATATGGGCTATGTAGGCTTCTCTGTTGCGTTTTCCTTTGCAATTGCTTCTTTGATGACTGGCCGATTGGATACCGCATGGGCTCGCTGGTCGCGTCCTTGGACAATCGCTGCGTGGCTATTTTTAACACTGGGCATCGTGTTGGGTTCTTGGTGGGCATACTACGAACTTGGCTGGGGCGGCTGGTGGTTCTGGGATCCAGTAGAAAACGCCTCTTTCATGCCTTGGCTTGCAGGCACCGCGCTGATGCACTCATTAGCAGTGACTGAGAAACGCGGCACCTTCAAAGCTTGGACCGTGTTACTCGCGATTTCTGCTTTCTCACTGAGCTTATTAGGTACTTTCTTGGTGCGCTCAGGCATCCTGGTTTCTGTGCATGCTTTTGCGTCCGACCCTGCTCGCGGCATGTTTATTCTCGGTTTCCTGATCGCTGTAATTGGCGGTTCATTGTTGCTGTTTGCGATTAAAGGCGCTTCAGTACGAGTACGTGGCAACTTTGATCTGGTATCGCGTGAAAATAGTTTGCTGGCTAACAACGTGCTGTTGATGACAGCGCTAGCCGTGGTGTTAATCGGTACCTTACTACCTTTGGTGCATAAGCAGCTTGGCTTGGGATCTGTCTCCATCGGTGCGCCATTCTTCGATATGTTGTTTGCATGGCTGATGATCCCATTTGCATTTTTAATGGGAATTGGCCCACTGATTCGTTGGAAACGTGACCAAATTTCAACCCTGTTTAAGCCGATGCTGATCACAGCGGTTGCATCCTTAGTCTTATCAGCACTGATGATGTGGTTAAACACTTCAACCTTTAGCCTAATGGCTTATATCGGTTGGGTTATGGCGTGGTGGATTCTGTTATTGCATGGCTATGAACTGCATACACGTGCCACCCATCGACACACCTTTATGGTGGGGGTGAAGAAGCTGCAACGCAGTCATTGGGCAATGATGATGGGCCACGTTGGTTTAGCGGTCAGCATCATCGGTATTGCTATGGTGCAAAACTATAGCATTGAGCGTGATGTTCGTTTGGCTCCGGGTGAGAACTTCCAGCTCAATGAATACCACTTCTATTTCCAAGGCGTACGCGACAAAGATGGTCCGAACTATGACGGCTACATCGCTGACTTTGAAGTGACCAGCCAAGGTCAATATGTGAATACGCTGCATGCCGAGAAGCGTTTCTACCGTACGGCAAAATCCATGATGACTGAAGCGGCGATTGATCGCGGCATCACGCGTGACCTGTACATTGCTATGGGTGAACGTTTGGAAGATAACCGTTCGTGGGCTGTCCGTATTTATTACAAGCCTTATGTACGTTGGATCTGGGCAGGTGGCTTACTCATGGCGCTGGGTGGTGCTTTGGCAATTAGCGATAAGCGCTACCGTTTTAGAAAAAACGCACATCAGGAGGCTTAA
- the sodB gene encoding superoxide dismutase [Fe] → MAFELPALPYAKDALEPHISAETLDFHHGKHHNTYVVKLNGLIPGTEFENKSLEEIIKTSTGGVFNNAAQVWNHTFYWHCLSPNGGGEPTGAVAEAINAAFGSFADFKAKFTDSAINNFGSSWTWLVKKADGSLAITNTSNAATPLTEEGVTPLLTVDLWEHAYYIDYRNVRPDYMNGFWALVNWDFVAQNLAK, encoded by the coding sequence ATGGCATTTGAACTACCCGCTCTTCCTTACGCGAAAGACGCGCTGGAACCACACATCTCAGCAGAAACTCTGGACTTTCACCACGGTAAACACCACAACACTTACGTGGTAAAACTGAATGGTCTGATCCCTGGTACTGAGTTTGAAAACAAATCACTGGAAGAGATCATCAAGACCTCAACTGGCGGTGTTTTCAATAACGCAGCGCAAGTTTGGAACCACACTTTCTACTGGCACTGTCTGTCACCAAACGGTGGTGGTGAGCCAACCGGCGCAGTTGCTGAAGCAATCAATGCGGCATTCGGTTCTTTCGCTGATTTCAAAGCAAAATTCACTGATTCTGCAATCAACAACTTCGGTTCATCTTGGACTTGGTTGGTGAAAAAAGCTGACGGATCTCTCGCAATCACTAACACTTCAAACGCAGCAACTCCGCTGACTGAAGAAGGCGTGACACCGCTACTGACTGTTGACCTGTGGGAACACGCATACTACATCGACTACCGTAACGTGCGTCCAGACTACATGAACGGTTTCTGGGCACTGGTTAACTGGGATTTCGTAGCGCAAAACCTAGCCAAATAA